One segment of Polaribacter huanghezhanensis DNA contains the following:
- a CDS encoding UpxY family transcription antiterminator produces MIDVISKNWFVLCTKPRNELKVKERLTSIGIEAYTPTRIEVRQWSDRKKKILVPLLPSMVLVSLLEKQVDQVFEVPGVVRYLFEHGKRAKVSNQEVLAMQRYLENTYQATQKELEVGDTVKVPLLEQEATLLSIKGKKCLAQLQKIGALVSFQLQ; encoded by the coding sequence ATGATAGATGTTATTTCTAAAAATTGGTTTGTTTTGTGCACAAAACCTAGAAATGAGTTAAAGGTAAAAGAGCGTCTGACATCCATTGGAATAGAGGCCTATACGCCTACCAGAATTGAGGTTCGTCAATGGTCGGATCGTAAGAAAAAGATATTGGTGCCTTTGTTGCCATCGATGGTCTTAGTGAGTTTGTTAGAGAAGCAAGTAGATCAGGTATTTGAAGTGCCAGGAGTTGTTCGGTATTTGTTTGAACACGGCAAGCGTGCCAAGGTATCAAATCAAGAGGTATTGGCAATGCAACGTTATTTAGAAAACACCTACCAGGCAACCCAAAAAGAATTGGAGGTCGGAGATACAGTAAAAGTACCCTTGTTAGAGCAGGAGGCAACATTGCTTTCTATCAAAGGGAAAAAGTGTTTGGCCCAGTTGCAAAAAATAGGGGCCCTTGTATCATTTCAATTGCAGTAA
- a CDS encoding Wzz/FepE/Etk N-terminal domain-containing protein, with translation MKKQLKTTDMPSENQEEDTIDIIALLKTIWISRKWILKTVFVFMLLGLFVAVFSKDEYTASTTFVPANQGEGTKGSLGSLASLAGISLGGANAGTEISPELYPQIVKSIPFQLELLDTKLTIDGQEKPVSYKEYYDIIYSAGVLGNIKKYTVGLPAVILSLFRVDAKEEETFFQENQILSLSQENSDLIKQLTAQISLEVNDKEGFVTISATLPEATASAQLTLKAQTLLQDYVLKFKTQKAIEQLHYIEDRYLEKQQEFTKIKIEFARFQDQNNAVNTALGKIKLLQLQSDYDLVFSVYTELAKQLETQRLQVKKDTPLFTVLKPVNIPIEKSAPKRFLILVVYSFLGLVLSIGYVLVRPIVLNVKKDFIN, from the coding sequence ATGAAAAAACAGCTAAAAACAACTGATATGCCTTCTGAAAACCAAGAAGAAGACACTATTGACATCATTGCCTTATTAAAAACGATTTGGATAAGTAGAAAATGGATTCTAAAAACAGTCTTCGTTTTTATGTTATTAGGGCTGTTTGTGGCTGTTTTCTCTAAAGATGAATATACCGCTTCTACCACTTTTGTTCCGGCTAATCAAGGGGAGGGCACAAAAGGAAGCCTAGGAAGTTTGGCGTCTTTAGCAGGTATTAGTTTAGGGGGAGCTAATGCTGGCACCGAAATTTCACCAGAATTATATCCACAAATAGTAAAAAGCATTCCTTTTCAACTAGAGCTTTTAGACACCAAGCTAACTATAGATGGGCAAGAGAAACCAGTATCATACAAAGAGTATTACGATATTATTTATAGTGCAGGGGTATTAGGGAATATTAAAAAATATACAGTAGGGTTACCAGCTGTTATTCTTTCTTTATTTAGGGTAGATGCTAAAGAAGAAGAAACATTTTTTCAAGAAAATCAAATACTTTCTCTCTCTCAAGAGAATAGTGATTTAATTAAGCAATTGACAGCCCAAATAAGTTTGGAAGTAAATGATAAAGAAGGTTTTGTTACTATTTCAGCAACGCTACCAGAGGCTACCGCAAGTGCTCAGTTAACTTTAAAAGCTCAGACACTATTGCAAGACTATGTGCTAAAATTCAAAACTCAAAAAGCTATTGAACAGTTGCATTATATTGAAGATCGGTATTTGGAAAAACAGCAAGAGTTTACTAAAATAAAAATAGAATTTGCTCGTTTTCAGGATCAGAATAATGCGGTCAATACAGCTTTGGGAAAAATCAAACTATTACAGTTGCAATCTGACTATGATCTCGTTTTTTCAGTGTATACTGAATTAGCAAAACAATTAGAAACACAACGTTTACAAGTAAAAAAAGACACCCCATTATTCACTGTTTTAAAACCGGTAAACATCCCAATAGAAAAGTCAGCGCCTAAAAGGTTTTTAATCTTAGTCGTTTACTCGTTTTTAGGACTGGTACTAAGCATAGGATATGTTTTAGTAAGGCCTATTGTTTTAAATGTAAAAAAAGACTTTATTAATTAG
- a CDS encoding lipopolysaccharide biosynthesis protein encodes MKENSLISESIKTVVWSAIERFSVQVIQFVLTIILARLVAPSEYGLIAMLTIFIAVAQSFVDSGFSSALVQKKNRTETDFSTVFYFNIAISLISYIILYLSAPYIALYYREPLLELLCKWLGLSLIIQGFSVVQVAKLTISLDFKTQARASLTAVIISGLLGVYLAYSGYGVWALVAQSLLNNILNTSILCLLTKWIPKFIFSVSSLKSLFSFGSKLLLSGLLHTIYINLYSLVIGRKYSATDVGFFNQANLSARFPSVSLMAIISRAIYPIQCKIQDENELLLSSFKQYLRMSCYIIFPVMISMSVLAKPLILVILTDKWLPITDLFMFLCIGYMWIPLMVLNNQILHVKGRTDYFLKAEIIKKIVGLFILVVTMPFGLTVLCIGLLVYNFFDMIIIIYFSKKVINTGYFEQFKSIFSIFSLSIAMGVTIHLSLLLISNIYLQLFLGILIGLVFYLSFSYWFKIKEFNFLLLNFKKIIQ; translated from the coding sequence TTGAAGGAGAATTCATTAATAAGTGAATCGATTAAAACTGTTGTTTGGAGTGCTATTGAGCGCTTTTCAGTTCAAGTAATTCAGTTTGTTCTTACAATTATTCTAGCTCGTTTAGTTGCTCCTTCAGAATATGGATTAATAGCAATGCTGACTATTTTTATAGCTGTTGCTCAATCTTTTGTAGACAGTGGCTTTTCAAGTGCATTAGTTCAAAAAAAAAACAGAACAGAAACAGATTTTTCTACAGTATTCTATTTTAATATTGCTATTTCATTAATTTCATATATAATTTTATATTTATCAGCTCCATATATAGCATTATATTATAGAGAACCATTATTAGAGTTGTTATGTAAATGGTTAGGATTGAGCCTAATTATTCAAGGTTTTTCAGTTGTTCAAGTAGCTAAATTGACAATATCACTTGATTTTAAAACACAAGCACGGGCATCATTGACAGCTGTAATTATTAGCGGTTTATTAGGTGTGTATTTAGCTTACAGTGGTTATGGAGTATGGGCACTTGTGGCACAATCATTATTAAATAATATTTTAAATACATCAATTTTATGCTTACTAACTAAGTGGATTCCAAAATTTATTTTTTCAGTTAGCTCTTTGAAATCATTATTTTCATTTGGTTCAAAGTTATTATTATCAGGATTATTACATACTATTTATATCAATCTCTATAGTTTGGTAATAGGACGAAAATATTCAGCAACAGATGTGGGTTTTTTCAATCAAGCGAATCTGTCTGCACGATTTCCATCAGTAAGTTTAATGGCTATTATATCAAGAGCGATCTATCCAATTCAGTGTAAAATTCAAGATGAAAATGAATTATTATTATCTTCATTTAAGCAATATTTACGGATGTCTTGCTATATTATTTTCCCAGTAATGATTTCTATGTCAGTTTTAGCGAAACCATTAATTTTAGTAATATTGACAGATAAATGGCTTCCTATTACAGATTTATTTATGTTTTTATGTATTGGTTATATGTGGATTCCCTTAATGGTTCTTAATAATCAAATTCTACATGTTAAAGGCCGTACAGATTACTTTTTAAAAGCTGAAATAATAAAAAAAATTGTAGGTTTATTTATTTTAGTGGTAACCATGCCATTTGGACTAACAGTATTATGTATAGGATTACTTGTCTATAATTTTTTCGATATGATTATTATTATTTATTTTTCCAAAAAAGTAATAAATACAGGCTATTTCGAACAATTTAAATCTATATTTTCAATTTTTTCCTTATCGATTGCTATGGGAGTAACAATACATTTATCATTATTATTAATTTCAAATATATATCTACAACTTTTTCTAGGTATTCTAATAGGATTGGTATTTTATCTCTCTTTTAGTTATTGGTTTAAAATTAAAGAATTTAATTTTTTACTTTTAAATTTTAAAAAAATAATACAATAG
- the rfbB gene encoding dTDP-glucose 4,6-dehydratase, whose amino-acid sequence MKKILITGGAGFIGSHVVRLFVNKYPECHIYNLDALTYAGNLENLKDVEYKKNYTFLHGDITEEEYIKSIFTDYQFDSVIHLAAESHVDRSITDPLAFAKTNILGTMVLLNAFKILWQNKWDDKRFYHVSTDEVYGSLGATGLFEESTPYNPNSPYSASKASSDHFVRAYGETYKIPYVISNCSNNYGQHQFPEKLVPLFINNILNDKPLPVYGDGNYTRDWLYVLDHAIAIDLVFHKGVNHETYNIGGFNEWKNIDLVKLLCEQMDNKLGRANGTSEKLITYVKDRPGHDLRYAIDASKINKDLGWSPTVTFEEGLSETIDWYLSNEEWLNNVTSGNYQNYYNKQYN is encoded by the coding sequence ATGAAAAAAATTTTAATAACAGGAGGAGCTGGATTTATTGGTTCTCATGTTGTAAGGCTTTTTGTTAACAAATATCCTGAGTGTCATATTTATAATTTAGATGCTTTAACTTATGCAGGAAATTTAGAAAATCTCAAAGATGTTGAGTATAAAAAGAATTATACTTTTTTACATGGAGATATAACAGAAGAGGAATATATAAAATCAATTTTCACAGATTATCAATTTGATTCAGTAATACATTTGGCGGCCGAGTCACATGTGGACCGATCCATTACAGATCCTTTAGCATTTGCAAAAACAAATATATTAGGTACGATGGTTCTTTTAAATGCCTTTAAAATTTTGTGGCAAAACAAATGGGATGATAAACGCTTTTATCATGTTAGTACAGATGAAGTATATGGATCACTTGGGGCAACTGGTTTGTTTGAGGAATCTACACCTTACAATCCAAATTCGCCTTATTCTGCTTCAAAAGCAAGTTCTGATCATTTTGTAAGAGCTTATGGGGAAACTTATAAAATACCTTATGTGATTTCTAATTGTTCAAATAACTATGGTCAACACCAATTTCCTGAAAAATTAGTACCCCTTTTTATTAATAATATTTTAAATGACAAGCCTTTACCTGTCTATGGTGATGGTAATTACACTAGGGATTGGCTATACGTATTGGACCATGCCATTGCTATTGATTTAGTTTTTCATAAAGGTGTAAATCATGAAACTTATAATATTGGAGGTTTTAATGAATGGAAGAATATTGATTTAGTTAAATTACTATGTGAACAAATGGACAATAAACTAGGTCGTGCGAATGGAACTAGTGAAAAATTAATTACCTATGTAAAGGATCGTCCCGGTCATGATCTAAGATATGCTATTGACGCTTCTAAAATAAATAAAGACCTTGGTTGGAGTCCTACTGTTACATTCGAGGAAGGGTTATCTGAAACCATAGATTGGTATTTAAGTAATGAGGAATGGCTAAACAATGTAACATCGGGTAATTATCAGAATTATTATAATAAACAATATAACTAA
- a CDS encoding glycosyltransferase yields MNILFLYTANINPQLGGVERVTVNLAGYFEKKGLSVIFLALPNNTPTIDKRQYFLPDPTSAFTKKNINYFQSFLIEKSISLVINQGGNNIQISKLASYCKINKVKLISVVHNSLLATINNFSFIYQNKFQKLGLDWITPFLNTKFFSYILRKSYIIKYGKHYKALCGNSNYVFLLSEKYKEELEILLNGKLTNNVIGMPNPIVYNDVKKCNKKKEVLYVGRVNSSQKRVDLLLKIWSLIEVKHSDWTLNIVGGGDELESMKQLSGKLNLKNVFFHGFTDPKPFYETASIFTMTSSFEGLPMTILESMQYGLVPIAFDSFLSAKDLIDDKENGFLITPFNVNEYVKKLSLLMSSSDDLERISNQSKQKVKNFDLSVIGKQWITLFKELNNS; encoded by the coding sequence ATGAATATTTTATTTCTTTATACAGCAAATATAAATCCTCAATTAGGAGGAGTAGAAAGGGTTACTGTTAATTTAGCTGGTTATTTCGAAAAAAAAGGATTAAGCGTTATTTTTTTAGCATTACCAAATAATACTCCAACGATAGATAAAAGACAGTATTTTTTACCAGATCCTACATCTGCTTTTACAAAAAAAAATATTAATTATTTTCAATCTTTTTTAATTGAAAAATCTATTAGTTTAGTGATAAATCAAGGTGGTAATAATATCCAAATATCTAAATTAGCATCTTATTGTAAGATTAATAAAGTCAAATTAATTTCTGTAGTACATAATTCGCTTTTGGCCACTATAAATAATTTTAGCTTTATTTATCAGAATAAATTTCAGAAACTTGGATTAGATTGGATCACACCCTTTCTAAACACTAAATTTTTTTCTTATATTTTAAGAAAATCTTATATAATTAAATACGGTAAACACTATAAAGCTCTTTGTGGAAATAGTAATTATGTTTTTTTATTGTCAGAAAAATATAAAGAAGAACTAGAGATTTTATTGAATGGTAAACTAACTAATAATGTAATTGGAATGCCTAACCCTATAGTTTATAACGATGTTAAAAAGTGTAACAAAAAAAAAGAAGTTCTATATGTTGGTCGTGTTAATTCTTCTCAGAAAAGAGTTGATTTATTATTAAAAATATGGAGTCTAATAGAAGTTAAACATAGTGATTGGACATTAAACATCGTTGGTGGAGGAGATGAGCTAGAGTCAATGAAACAGTTAAGTGGCAAACTTAATTTAAAAAATGTTTTTTTCCATGGATTTACTGACCCTAAACCGTTTTATGAAACAGCTTCAATTTTTACTATGACTTCATCATTTGAAGGTTTACCAATGACCATACTAGAATCAATGCAATACGGATTAGTCCCAATTGCATTTGATTCATTTCTGTCCGCTAAAGATTTAATTGATGATAAAGAAAATGGCTTTTTAATTACTCCTTTTAATGTTAATGAATACGTTAAAAAGTTATCATTATTAATGTCATCTAGTGACGATTTAGAAAGAATTTCAAATCAATCAAAACAAAAAGTAAAAAATTTTGATCTATCAGTTATTGGAAAGCAATGGATTACTCTTTTCAAAGAACTAAATAATAGTTAA
- the rfbA gene encoding glucose-1-phosphate thymidylyltransferase RfbA, giving the protein MKGIILAGGTGSRLYPITKGISKQLIPIYDKPMIYYPLSVLMLAGIKDILIISTPYDLPGFKRLLGDGSDYGLNLSFAEQVSPDGLAQAFIIGEDFIGDDSVCLILGDNIFYGQGFSPMLEESIRLAELKNEATIFGYRVKDPKNFGVIEFDKNEKVLSVLEKPKNPKSMYAAVGLYFYPNKVTQIAKTIKPSDRGELEITTVNQVFLEEGSLNVKKLGRGFAWLDTGTHESLAQASNFIETLEKRQGIKIACLEEIAFFKGWISLDRLKRLAEPMKKNEYGKYLLSIIKTN; this is encoded by the coding sequence ATGAAAGGAATAATATTAGCAGGTGGAACGGGTAGCAGGTTGTATCCAATAACAAAAGGTATTTCCAAACAGTTAATACCTATTTATGATAAACCAATGATATATTACCCTTTGTCAGTCTTGATGTTAGCGGGTATTAAAGATATTTTAATAATTTCAACTCCATATGATTTGCCAGGTTTCAAGAGATTATTAGGTGACGGATCTGATTATGGTTTAAATTTGTCCTTTGCAGAACAAGTATCTCCAGATGGGCTGGCACAAGCCTTTATTATTGGAGAAGATTTTATTGGTGATGATTCGGTATGTTTGATATTAGGAGATAATATTTTTTATGGCCAAGGTTTTTCTCCAATGCTTGAAGAATCCATAAGACTTGCTGAATTAAAAAATGAAGCTACTATTTTTGGTTATAGAGTGAAAGATCCTAAAAATTTTGGAGTTATAGAATTTGATAAGAATGAAAAAGTATTAAGTGTTCTAGAAAAACCAAAAAACCCTAAATCTATGTATGCTGCTGTTGGTTTGTATTTTTATCCTAATAAGGTTACTCAAATTGCCAAAACGATAAAGCCCTCAGACAGGGGGGAGTTAGAAATTACAACTGTTAATCAAGTTTTTCTAGAAGAAGGCTCTTTGAATGTGAAAAAATTGGGACGTGGTTTTGCATGGTTAGATACAGGTACTCATGAATCGTTAGCTCAAGCATCTAATTTTATAGAGACATTAGAAAAACGTCAAGGTATAAAAATTGCTTGTTTAGAGGAAATTGCGTTCTTCAAAGGTTGGATATCTTTAGATCGATTAAAACGATTAGCAGAGCCAATGAAGAAAAATGAATATGGTAAGTATCTATTAAGTATTATAAAGACTAATTGA